The Bactrocera dorsalis isolate Fly_Bdor chromosome 2, ASM2337382v1, whole genome shotgun sequence region ATTAATTTCGTTGTGCAAATTAGACAAACTTCCAGTGCGTTTGGGTTTATGTCAACATTCATTTGTTGCTTGTTTACATGCGCCACACTCGCCAAGCGGACAATCACAGTCTTCTGCCGTTACGGCTTTTCTATCCAGCGGTCTTTAATTGACGTTTCCGTGAATTGACACTGCACTTATTCAAGCCTGTTTCGCTTTGACTTTTGCTTTGCCAAAATGCGCAGAAAATTCCTTGAATCATTTTTGATTATTGATGATGCTTCCTTTAAGGACTTTCATACACAGGAATATACGAAGTAGtgaaacatttatataaataaaataggtATTCAGAACCTTTTCCTTAACCAAGTGATTTCCTGAAACTTTGTATAGACCTAATCGATACACCATTTCCCGATAGAATCACATATGAAGCTGTTTCTTAAGATTGTTTTTTGGACATTGGTTTTCAAGCCAAAAAAAtcgcatataattttttattttttattgttatggcGAAACatttagctttattataaagataaggGTTTGTCATTATGTTTTGTAAATGGTTTCGGGTACCCGACCTAAGCGGCTGGCTCGAATAAATGCCAGCCGAGAGACTCAACTTTCGACTACTTCTTACTTTTTACCGCAACGTGCCGAATATTCTCATCCAACGCGTCAATCGTCTCGGTTTTAACTGCGTAGACAATCGACGAAGAAGTCATTAATCAGCCCTCTATAGCGTTCCACATTGACTGTAACTTTATGGCCggcttaattttttaagaaatttgcaACACTTTGAGATTCACTCTGCCCATAGAACACAGCAAACAATCACTTTTTGAAGATGTAACAGCGTCTCAAAGTGGATTATCATCAGAGtggattttagatgaatctccaaggacttatggttgtcaccgcaagtaccttttttcgaacagggtcaacacaaacaactataactttggaaattacatgtttttttttgaaattttcatgtcCTCAACTCatcacattctataataatgccatattactacttttgtaaaataacacgatttaatagaaaaaaaaaatactgaaaaatcccattttttcgtgcctctgattACCCCTAACCCcctaacaaaatttttatgtgaaaatagGGATCGGTGGCCATCTCGTTTTAAATCCATATTATCAAACGTTTTACCGGAGTATGTCTCTTTTTGTGAAATGACAAACCAACTCCGAAAAAGTATTGCATTATTGAAAACCACACgtctaagaaaaaaatgttccagTGACAAAGTGTTTGGTTTAAGATCGCACTAAAATGGTTTAGGTTAGGCTAGGTCGATCCAAGAAGCATCTCACTGAAATGTCTTACTAATTCCAAAAAAGTATAAGCAAACTAATTATCCAGGAATTGATGAATGCATCAAGTCTTATTAAAGTGGTAACAGCCAATGAATTGGGTCCGAGATCTGGTGACGACAGCACtgatgatgcggaaggcatttgTCACTTACCTTGGCTTCCAATATGCACACTCTTATCTCTCATAAATATTAGCGctgtaaaaagtaaataagaaaTTACTTCGTTCAATTAACGTGAATTCTAAAACTTCAACGCCTTTGATTATCCAAATAATCATTATCAGCATTACCTGTGGTATTCTGAACTTTCACTGAATAATATCGCCTTCGTCCGCGAATTTGGAGTTATCACACCAAGAAGAAGCACCTATTGCACTACATAGTGTATCCAAGATGGCCAGCAACACTGAAATGCTATGACCGCTAACATGCACACGTAACGGTTAATAAAGCAATGAACGCCCGTAATCTATGTGTAATCGCCTTTGATGGACACCTGAGCGTATTTCGTATTATGCGCCAAATTATATGGCGCGTATGTCAATAAACGCATTAGTCTGTgccacaacaacacacacacagacatacattACTGCCACTCCTTATACGGCTTTGATGGACAAATCAGCATTTCAGAGGGgttcatatatacaaacacgcacacagACATAAGTATACAAAGCTGGTATTTCGATTCGAGCGCGAATACTCATATGACTTTAAGCATATGTTTCTTTGCCACTATGGGGAATTGAAAGAATTTTGCGAGATTTTTTTACGCTTATTTTACATTTGCAActtagttgttgctgttgttgtcgagACTTTCGTCTATTACTATATTAACCGCAAAATCGcaatcgcacacacacacatccagcCAGCTAGCCTTATTCTTATTGATTATCAATTTGGGAATATGTTATGTCAACACCGGCAATAACAAAagccacacacgcacacatctaCACATATCCGCAGACATGCATGTACAGTATGTAGTCTCAAAATAAGGATTTCACAACACGTTCATTCATTTTGTCTGCTGTTTTTAGCTCATTCAAGACTTTAGGGAAATCCTTTGTTATTGGCTCCACTAGCTTTGGCTAAGAgcgcacatacacaaatacacataagcTTGCGTGTTTTTCGTACTTAATATGCTCCTTCACACGGCTACTTATGCGAATTCAATTTAGCATAACTTAACGGTGCCTTATTATATTTCGCAGGTATCCCTTGCTCTGGCATCTCTAGCCACTTCTAAAAGCTTTTGCATCTGTGGCTGCGGTTACACCAACGCGTCAGCGGGCTTACATGCTCGCACCGACAACCAACGCTTGCTGCACTTTGTTTTGGCACGTTTCGCCTTTATAGTTCATTTACTTTttggtttatttgttgttttttcttttctcttagAAAATGCTTCGCATGCCATTGTGGTTAAGGAAAATTGGATTTTAAGCGAAAGCGCTCGTCCTTTCTCATATTTACGCTATTTGGTCTTTCTATGAAGGTTGTTCGAAAGGGTCAGTTCAAAGGATTATTTAAAGGAATATAAGTTGTTGTTTTCGAGAAATTTttgctacaaaaataaattaaattaattcatacACATTTTAGAATACTTTATctcttagaatattttttatataataaatgttttatagcTCCCaagttttaatattgtttttttttcttcttcttgcaGATCGAAGACGAAGGCAACCATGGCAACGACGAAACTCGTCTGTTTATTTTGTCCTCTTTGGCTCAGTCGCAAATGAGTCGAGTTGCATGCATTTTATGCGAGGAGCCAATGCTGGTTTTCGATCGCTATCCACTCGTTGATGGTTCGTTCTTTTTGAGTCCGAAACAACATTCAAACGGTTGCATTGAGGTAAGTGTAACCTTCAAAgtacttttaaattaatttcaaaatcagTGCTTAAAATGGCATTTATGGCTTCCACCACCAGAAACttaatatatcaaatatatacatacatatatttataaatatcttaaaaatactcAGTAAAGTTATTTAGGAAACAATTTAGATATTTTCACGGGATCTTCAAGGCTCTCCACTGCTACTGTGATTTCTGCCTTCGCCGTGTATGAATTTTTACCGATAAAATCATCTTGTTAAAGGCTCATTGTCCACTTCGATGAGCCACGGTTAACAAGCAAATTGTCgtatttggggcacagaaaacccgcacgtaatcatcgagaagccaatgcacccagcacgaatcactgtatggtgcgaattttggtctggtggaatcatcggcccatttttcgtcgaaaatgaagaaggaaccgtaaccatcaatggtgagcaaattgaagaggaagacttgtacaacatttggttccagcaggacggcgatacgtgccatacagcaaacgctacttttaaaattttaaatggcccaccctatatgtATGAGGTAAACATATACTCTCTTCTAGTAAAGTCTAATTGCTattgcgaattttgttttatctcttcgatctaCTGAAAACGGATTCCATTCCGATGTTTGCtgacttgtttgcatatcaAACTTATAAACCCGTGTCTCATCGGCAgctataatgctctccatgactGTGGAATCGGAGTttgcacgatcaagcatgtccaaagagacctgtttacggtaccctttttggaaaaaagatcAGCTTTATCGCAAtaagtcgagcaagaacgcgtttcatacttAAAATATCCTTCAAAATCATTCggacggactcgcgagagatgtcgagctcttttgCCATCTCCTTGACACTTGCCTGATAATTTTCACGCAcaatatccttcacttttttaaggTTTTAATCACTTGAAGAGATCGAAAATCGTCCATAATGAAGCATATCTTTAACGTACTCTCAATCGTCTTTGGAGGCTTTGTACCATTCGTaagcttgtgtttttgaattatcattagcttttaaaattttctctgGTACTTTGGATAAGAACATCATAAAGTCAAGGTAGTTGTACAGCGAATTAATCTAAGcagaatttataatatttctatGAAGTTCCTATTAGAGAGATGGTGGGAGACTAAAAGAAGGAAAATGAGAATTATGATATTTAGTTCAATATTACACAATGTTATATGCAAAGTCTTGCCTCTAAAAGTTTATTTGCAGAGCTCTCTAATTTCCACTTTTcccacatattatatataaacatactcAGTTCTAGTAATTATCTATCACTTCCCGTTAATGGCTTTGAGAACACTTAAATAATTGCACCCACTTCCTGCTTTCTCTTTGTTAGTAACCATTTTGCTGTCATTAAGTACGCCTTCTATCGTTTTCTATGCGCCCATCGCCATTCAACTCAACTTCTTACACTTTTCTTAAGTAGAACTTCCAACAATTGTTGACATTAttacagcaataaaaataatatttaacgaAATTTCGGCACACCTTTCGCTCGCCAAATCCCCCACGTAAGAGCGCTAAACGCATAAAGAAAGACAGGCGTTTGTAACTCTCGGTCTGTGTGTGGGCTGCTGTTGCAATTTTGTTGCCCCTTAAATTCGCAGTAATTACACAAATGCCACACTAATAATCTACATAAAAAGCTGGCATGATTGGAGACCAAGTACAAAGCCGGGCTCGCATGACGCTGTCGTGTGGATGTTACTGGAGTCGCGGTAAAAGTTGAGCGGCAACCAAGGCGGTTGCTTGGCTGCATGGCGGACGTGCAGCTTTATGTAGCCACACGCATATGAAATGTGTGTTCTTAAAATCACATGCAACCGACATGCCTCTTCACTCTCCCCTCTCAGACAGCTGGACCCACCATAGCAGTGGCATGCAATCAGTCAGTCCATATTTTGTAGCCAACTTTCTTTACTCCCACACATAAAGTGAAGCCTAAATTCTATGCAGTTTCGGCTCACGtcctcacatatacatactgacattcatatttatatgtttatatgcatgtgCTTTTGGGCAAAAGGTTTTAAACTCCCGGCCTGTTGCGCCAGAGGCAGCCACACTTcaagttgcatgccacaaactGCCGCTAAACGTTGACTAATAACGATGGGCTTAACGTGGCTACctcttgcatatatgtatgtacatccatacatacgTGTAGTTGTGTGTGGGTTTGCATTCGACTCGTCGGTCGTGGGCGTAAATGTCTCTGCTGTTGTCGTTGCACCATTTGGCCATAAGGAAGTTTATGCCTtgcattattttgaattaatatgtCTAGCTGTGGAAGTCAGTGTtaatgtgcgtgtatgtgtgataGCAGCGGATGGACGTGTGCCGCCCAGTGCCATGGAAATGTCAGCATAAGTAGAAAGTTTCGCTTGCAGTTCGGTACCGACTTACCTCCCTTGCCACGGCCAGTCGGCGTGCTGTCAAAAACTTTTGTTACGTTTTAGCCGTTTCAAGCACTTTTTGAAGCTCGCTCTTATTCTTTATaccttttttttagtttcttttctgttttccatttaACTTGCAAATCTTTGCATTTTTGCAATGTTGCATGCATTAATCTTATCCAGCTGTGGCTATCGGgtgtgaaaatattaattttgaagaaattgcaACTTTCAACTCAATATATCATATGATCAAAATTAAACCGGACTGTGGCAAAAAACGATAACTCACGTCTCGTCTTTAGTAATCACGAAACCTGCGTCATTGTCACGCATCTCTTCTGCGTACTCTACTCAGCGTCGTTATTGCAAAAGACGTAACCCTTTTGGTACGAGTCTAACTATGACGCGCGACATACCCAAAAGGTTAACCGAAATGTGTTAAGTCGATCTAAAGATCCTGATctatctctctgatgccaacacgaTGATATTTAAGCTGTCTTTCTTCAACTCCGTCGATGTTATCAACAGAGGTGGATGGACAAGTCGCATGAGGCCAGTTTTCGAAGACCTCACGTCCTTCACGGAATGCCTTGCGACACTCAAAAACACTTCTGCAACGTTCTCAACAATTCCGTGGCCgtgatttcattgaaaaaacaaaacaccaaCCAAACTTTTCACGTCGTAAAAAACAGCTGTCAAACACAATGATTGGCATATGGAGTTGAAATTCACACGAATCAAAAAAGGTGTTTCAAGTGTACCAAAAAATGTTCTCAATTTTTGTCTGCGCGCTTAATTTTAATGGTATGGTCCGTGTTAAAGAAGGAAAGTGATATAAGGTTCCTACAAAAAAATTACCACGGAATTAAACACAAACTAACAAATATAGCTATTTGTAAACCTAAGGCTTCGAAAAACATTTCCTCCATTAACCTCTATTTGAGACACTCTAAAATGTACAGTCATTATAACTTTGGATTTTCCACACATTTTCTATTTTAACAGCAACAGCAGACTACTATTTTTCTTATTGCGCCCAaaagtaggcaacatttttttttaaatagcttCAACAATAAATTTGGTTTTGCAAAAAGTGAAACGCATCAGCTAATTATCAtctaatatttcataaaaaaacattaagcatatacatatctcaACCATTTTTTCTCCTGTTTTTCCAATATCATTCCAGGTCAAGTATGAAGGCAGACCATTGTTTTTGACTTGCGTTTGTATGGCTTGCTTGGACGGAACCTCTTCCAATCGCGTCATTAACTGCAGGTAGgtttataagaaatttaaaaaaatcttagtGTTAGTGCACAAAGCACATAGATACTTGCCATATTTGTGAAACATTTGCTAAGCCCTGCAACACATTATATTTTCAGATTCTGCGGTGAAATTTGGGATGGCTCGAATCTAGTCCTGGGCACCATGTATTCATATGACATTTTCGCCGCTATGCCATGCTGTGCTGAGCGTCTGAAGGTGTGttcagatatttatttttatattgaggcTATATGGCAACATCCTTTCTAATTACCTTTACGCCTTGACGGGACTAACCTCaaatattttctcttccatATTTTTGCAGTGCAATAATTGCTTCAAATTGCTCTTGCACCCGCAACAGCGGCTCAACTTCTATAGCGACTATTCGCATTGCGTTACTTGTCCTTACTGCGCCACACAGGATACACACTTCGTCAAGCCGTTGAGCTTCTGCTACACCAAGAGCAATGTGTTGCGCCACCAATCCATCGCATAACATGAGGCCCCGTTGGAGACCACGGAAATGCTggcggcagcaacaacagccacacaaacaacagcagcagcaaatatTGCCAGCATTGCCGCTCCAACGGCGAACATTAGAAACaccatcagcaacaacaacaacaatggtacCAACAACATGCAAACGAAGAAAATTGTGCTCTACAATCCATCAGTGGATTACTCAGCaccgctgcaacaacaaatcaatCCTGACATCATCGGCGCACATCCGCACGCACAACACTATCAGCAGCAGTGCAGCGGCGGCAGTAGCGGTGGCAGTGTATCGAGCAACACCCTACACAATACAAATCAGGTAAGACAGCCACTACAACAatcgcaacagcaacaacaacaaacccaGCAACAGCCACGCTTGTCCGCATTTGCGCCCGTGGCTGCCGCACGTCTGTCCTTGGCTGGCCTGGCAGCTGCCGCAGCACCAACCGCAAACGCCCAGGCAAGCTCAGGCATTGTGTCAACACAGcagcatcagcagcaacaacaacagctccAGCTACAGCAACAAATGTTGGCAACACTAGCACTACCGTTAagtaatttgaatttgaatagtTTCTCTAATGAAATGAGCCCGATTAAATCTGGCCTtgaacaacaaccacaacaacataataataatattaataacaatcAGGTGGTAGGGCTGTTAGGACGCAATGTAGGCGCCAATGGTTTACTAGCAAACAATAGTGTCGGTAGCAGTATTAGTAATTTATTAATTAGCAATAATTTAACAACGaccgcaacaacagcagcagcagcagcaacaacaactgcagtcGGCGTTGGAGACGGTGCAATGTCTTTATTGCCAGCCAACAGCAAATTGAATGCTTTGTGGGGTCAACCGCAGGCCGCATATAATCACTCGGTTGGCAACGCTGGCGCTGGCAATCTCTTCAACAATCCCACCAACACCGCCGATGCCATCTCAACGCTGTGGGGTTGCTCCTCCTCGTCCGCCTCGAGTGGCGCCTCGTCCACCAGCGGCTGCTCAAGCGGTTCCGGCTCGCAACCATCGCTCAGCCCCACCTCCACCACATCCACGCGCCCAGATTATCGCTGTGGCGCCGCCAATGGCAAAGAGCCACTGTGGCCGTCGACACAACAAACATCACCCAACAGCAACAATACACTCAGGGATACTTATTACACCGCCACAAAGACGGCTGGTGTAGCCATAACCGCAGGAAATGTGTTGATGGACGGTGGCGCTAACAACACCACCGATAGCGTACAACAATCAACATCACCCACATGCTCCTCCACCTCATCATCGGCCTCATCGACTTGTTCATCGGGCGTGAGCTCCAATGCCGGTCTCGATATCGGCACTTGGCCCAACTGCAAGTTGCAGAACTATTTTGCCGTCGACAATTGCAACACCAACACCGCTGACGATGTCGCGCACTTTGCCAAAATCAACAACATTTGGGATATACCAAGCGCAGCCTCCAACGCAAACACACGTACCGCCGATCTATTCACCGATCTCTGGTGCAATAACGCCGACAATAGCGCTGCAACAGGCGGCACACGcgctaacaacaacacaaatgccGAATTTGAACTCGGCACCGATTCCATTGACTTTGGCGATGCCTCAAGCATTTGGCGTACAAACATAACGACCACATCGTCAGTAGGTGGCAGCGCCAGCGCTTCTGGACGAGCGCAACCCAAGCCACTAGCAGCAGCCAACATTgctggcaacaataacaaagcaatGCGTGCAAATCTGCCAACCGATCAGGATAACGGTGCTGGTGTTGCAGCAGAGGAAGACGGCAACAGCCCGGCTTGCATGCAATTGTTCTCCGAACAGTTTCTCAACTACATGAACATAATGAATTACACGGATTAAGCTCGTCACGTTGGTGTATGACATAAATTTAGCGCAATTATTTAacagtaaataattaaaaatgaagataGAAATATGTGACAAGTGCAGCAAGCGCACTGCAAAGTGCATAATTAAGCGAACTAACCAAACAAATCAAtaacaaaaagcgaaaacataACGGAATATGCAAAGACAAGCATGAACTAATGTTTGCTGTAGCAAaagcataaacatttttttatgataaaaatttttttgcaatgcaATTTGTGATCGATTCGCGTGAAGAGAATTTTGATATAAACTGCAGTTATGATTGACAACTGCAAACTACGTTTGATAAcagcatatatataaaatagtactgttatttagtgaaagaaataataatactaacatttttttaatatgaagtaGTAGCTGTTTACCGTTAAACGAAGGCGAAAAAGTAGTACATTTAGTTtagcttatttttttagttgtaattttattttccacacAGTGGAAGAACGTCTACAGCGAAACATTTTGCATTTACCACAGCAGCTGGGTGTTAAATGAATATTAGCTGATCGAAAAAGTTGGAAATAAATGATATTGTCAGCTTATTCCAGCATCGAagcaaatttgtttgaaaaatttatttggattaattaaaaagttccaaaaaattcggtttaattcaaaaaaatttaaaaaaaatttatttaatttaaaaaattttatttaattgcaaAGTAATTCAGAAAGTttagtataattaaaatattcttgcCTCCGCCAACTTATTAActtacaacattaaaaaaaaataaatttgaattaattaaaaaagttccaaaaaaatcgtttcaaaaagtttgttgtaattaaaaatgcttGCCGCCAGtgattaattaataatttagaaaaaaaattgcaagtaaCAATATTGTacttttttccattgtaatataataactttatataacaaaataaagaaattgtattGCAGATAATTACTTtactgttaaaatttatttgctttttcattaaaaaataaaattaaattgccttacaattacaattactttGCAATTACAAGCTAATTATTTTTCCATTACAACATTATTACTTTTCcattacaatttaattatttttccaatacaaaataatttatttttcactacAGCAtaatttgcaacaaaatttacattacagcgtgaacatttttcaattacaatatAATTACTTTTCCATTACAAGATAATTACTTTTCCATTACaacataattactttttaattacgacagaattttcaacaaaatttgcctTACCGCGCGAAAATCTTTCCATTGCAATATAATTACCTATTCATTACCATGTAATTACTTTTCCATTACAACATAACTACTAGTTTAgtaatcaaataatatttttttaacacccacGAAATGGTTAAGCGCAAAATGTTGTTGATTACTTTTCCATTACCAGATAATTACTAATGCAGTAatcaattaatatttgtttaacacCCGCGCAATCGTTAAATGCAAAATGTTTCCCAgacttgtaattaaaaaaaaaataataattttttgcgctcaaaaaattatttgaattatattttttagttaaatttcgaaatatgtttcttcaattaagaatttttatgaattaattttttttagttaaattccGAAAACTGCAAATTCCATCACCGAAAATTTGTGTACATTTACGTTtctgttgaaaaataattttgttgaatttaatttgagttttatttaaatcaatttacTTTACACTAATCTTACCTAATTTAATGCATTCAATTATAGAACTTAGTTTATTTACGGCTACAATCtgcagatttttaaaaatatgtgtgtttgtggcaaCTCTCTACTTTAAGCTATTAAAAATGGAGTATGCTTAggatttttaaaagaaaatttaccaaatatttttgttagcaTAAAAAAAGGAGTAACTTAAAGCAAATTATTACTACAAAACATCACTAATTATgcgttttaattaattaattagtttttttttcgtagCAAGTTATACACATAAATCATAAATTAGCGTTACTTTCCATttatacttaattaaaaaaaaataataataattaaaaattgctgtgtttttcaataaacataaaaaccaactttttgcaaatatgaatgaatagatattacataatataaatgtgtatttagATGAGAGCCATTCTTTTGAGCAATGGAAGAATGTGAGGCGAAAGAAACTCCCAAATtagttggtaagcgcataagtAGCTATGCAAAATGATCTTTAGTTATTATTTGATTGTAACTTTTCATCATAACATCTTTACCTTAGATTGGTAATTATAATGTAGAAGAAGGACTGCTCGCCACAGGGAtgacataaaaataattttgcactGCATGCAAGCTTGCAATTTCGCGCTTGAAAATGTAGTGGTTTGATTTTTTTAGCTTTGCATATGGTACAAATAAACTTTCGCGCCGAAATGTATGCTATGCCGGGCACTACGGACTTAAACGAGCGGGTGTCTGCgcgtttcaatgttttcaatacagatttttcaacaatttcaacttccttttaaatataaaattaaatataattaaaaaataataattcctcACCACCAATCACCGTGAAGTAACTGTTGCAAATACGCCAGCTAACTGTAAATAGCATTCGTGTAATTCTCTTATTATTTTGCATGCAATATGCATTTCACTTAATAGCGCAGCGTGATCATGTTAGTTGTAAGATACACCCCTAACCCCCTAACCCCCTTACCCACTTACTCCCTACAGTTTTTGCAAAGCTTAACTTTAAGCTATTTAATATAAGCCTCTCTCTAAAATTTAACGGTATTTGTGAAGTTTTTCTTGTAAATGTTTTACATAATATTAGTATTCGgtataaaattaatgtaaaaaataaaagaaaaaaaattaaaaattactgtGTTTGTCCCCAGGAAGTATATAAGGAACGGCCACATGTGATCTCTTTCAAAATTTGCTCATAAGCATAGTTTTAGGCAGTCAGTGCACCCGAATGTGAGTTGTGTCATTGACACTGGCAATTGTTGTCACACTTGAACCTTGAATTGTTTcgcttttaatttgatttgatttactTTAAATAGAGCAAGCTTACGTTTTTGTGTGTTGCGCTGAAAAGTAGGCAACACTTTTGACTCATTTCAACTGTGCATGGTAATTGTGATATTGCTTAGCTTGAGTGATCACTTGTGTTGTGCTGCCAAAGCGCACACAACGTTTCAACATTGTGATatgcagttgttgttattttgattTGAAGCTTGTCTCTGGTTTCATTTGTGCGGGTATGACGTtacaaaagttattaaaaataattataaaccaaattactataaaaaaatataaaaagaattattataaaaaaattaaaaaaaaaatatatttctttcaaaataattttttacttatttatcaGTTATAAACGCACACAAAGAGCGGTTCGAATTTAACTGTAAATTTCGTGTTTAGTTTTGGAAAttagtttgatttttttggagcgaagatttaatttttacacaGAAAGTTTgtcttaatttttcttcttcttattttgcATTCGAGTTCgtttatttttggtttaaaaaccaaacacaaatttttttttacaaattagaaaaaaataacaaaaaacgaaaatattatatttattttaattttttaaaaatataacaaaaaatttcaatactaattttttatttttttatttaatattatttttctagaattttcttaaaaaaatatcaatataatttttttttcaataattaaaaattaatatattttttttatttttaattcatttatttaattaagtacaaaaaataatagttctattcagaaaacaaaattatttttcttttgatttattaaaaaaaattcttaaattttattttattgtaaaaaaagttggttcaattttaataaatttatttcatctaaaataaaaaattattaaattttattaaaaattctttaataataaatatttttctataattttatttttcttgaattttctttaaaaaaataaatgttatttttagttttcttattttctgaaatacattttttttaatttactttatttaaaacaaatatatttttctttaattttactttatttttttattttttttttgtatttaaattttttttatttaaaattttttaaaatttttttgtttaaatttaaaatttactaaatattattaaaaattgtttccttaattaaaaaaaatatttttttttacttttttaaaccaaaatttttttcactaattaggtttaaattaaaaattcg contains the following coding sequences:
- the LOC105231772 gene encoding LOW QUALITY PROTEIN: headcase protein (The sequence of the model RefSeq protein was modified relative to this genomic sequence to represent the inferred CDS: substituted 1 base at 1 genomic stop codon), with protein sequence MLLMAPRRDSNSANSSTNLLVQHQLPQSQQQQQPQQSQQHIQAFLYSTSLYNGANLLDSNNGSTLITNNSNSDNHNTNNNLNNSNGNNINMSPMQTGNLTHATLNGTTGAVGPSSGTQNGHHPHHVVSNISNNNNISNNVNGNVNGNIHDQYTRCCYPNGDCLKVDGSCLIALDDLSDTVRVLCNNENCNMGQYMHRECFDSWEQSVLVTLKTMGRARSWSDRQRSQNLWTKKGYDLVYKACVCKCGHGHIRKDLEWSSPVQKSSATLNGGQFGNVNGNTTAINGGVGQQRVLLVNGGNVNNIGSNAAEDDDKKKKKKRNRNNGSKSALATVNSNGLVSNGQQQQVQLSPATAQAQHSLQQQQQATQVSNQQPQQAQSTISMLNGQQNGNGNISNGISAICTTNNVTKTNNNPTTANNAMNTIICNNNNNNQINALNNSSVGVIGSGLHNNNSVNLQQQQQSQQQQQAVTSLNNILGLDLRARADSLSSSGGGSGSTSPSASHSSADISISPIHLHQQHQQQAQQQQLQQHQQNNLQLQPYQQSLLQQNNLTKSILNGALNGCVDTMQRNTTALLAATQPQQPAATTIVGGIGAVNGLNGLKQLSVFDPHLVQQQKNKEVELYSERVRLTSGCNGIFSRRLDFSSFNLLPKTRLNSYQVKIEDEGNHGNDETRLFILSSLAQSQMSRVACILCEEPMLVFDRYPLVDGSFFLSPKQHSNGCIEVKYEGRPLFLTCVCMACLDGTSSNRVINCRFCGEIWDGSNLVLGTMYSYDIFAAMPCCAERLKCNNCFKLLLHPQQRLNFYSDYSHCVTCPYCATQDTHFVKPLSFCYTKSNVLRHQSIAXHEAPLETTEMLAAATTATQTTAAANIASIAAPTANIRNTISNNNNNGTNNMQTKKIVLYNPSVDYSAPLQQQINPDIIGAHPHAQHYQQQCSGGSSGGSVSSNTLHNTNQVRQPLQQSQQQQQQTQQQPRLSAFAPVAAARLSLAGLAAAAAPTANAQASSGIVSTQQHQQQQQQLQLQQQMLATLALPLSNLNLNSFSNEMSPIKSGLEQQPQQHNNNINNNQVVGLLGRNVGANGLLANNSVGSSISNLLISNNLTTTATTAAAAATTTAVGVGDGAMSLLPANSKLNALWGQPQAAYNHSVGNAGAGNLFNNPTNTADAISTLWGCSSSSASSGASSTSGCSSGSGSQPSLSPTSTTSTRPDYRCGAANGKEPLWPSTQQTSPNSNNTLRDTYYTATKTAGVAITAGNVLMDGGANNTTDSVQQSTSPTCSSTSSSASSTCSSGVSSNAGLDIGTWPNCKLQNYFAVDNCNTNTADDVAHFAKINNIWDIPSAASNANTRTADLFTDLWCNNADNSAATGGTRANNNTNAEFELGTDSIDFGDASSIWRTNITTTSSVGGSASASGRAQPKPLAAANIAGNNNKAMRANLPTDQDNGAGVAAEEDGNSPACMQLFSEQFLNYMNIMNYTD